From the Theropithecus gelada isolate Dixy chromosome 16, Tgel_1.0, whole genome shotgun sequence genome, the window GGCCTGGGATGACTTAAGAGTCAAATGGCAGATAATGGGATTGGGGGCAGATGGAGAGGACCAATGGGAAGTTTTAACACATCCCCTTCCCCAGATGCTATGGTTTGCCTTTCTGTAGGTGGGTGGCCCAGGCCAATTTTTGGCAATATCCTTAACCCACCTGATAGAAGCTCCCTCCCCTTGCGCATTCTACCCAACAAGGACTCCCTGGTGAGGCCCTTCACTTCCATGTCACGTCTGAGCTGCAGCTACAGTCTCCTTGCCCTCATGGTGGTCTTCGGCAGGTGCCACAGGGCCCCCTCCAGGGTCTTCCTGGCCTACTGTCCCTTCCCGGACCTCCTCCCCACTACCCGGGCCCTCACCCAGCTCCAGGATGGTGGGTAGGTGGCCCTGCTTTGGTGAGCGCTTGCGCAGGCTGAGCAGGAAGGGCTGGGGCAAGGAGAAGATGTCCACGTTGTTGCCCAGGTCAATCCACGTGACATTGGGGAACTTGCTGGGATCCTTAAGGATGTCAGTGAGGTCGCGCAGCACAGCCCGGGTCAGCCGGTTGCCATTGAGTGCCAGCGTGGTGAGGCGGGGCAGGGTGCTGAGCGCCGGCAGCAGCTGCAGGACCATGTCATCCGTGAGGCCTGTGAAGCCCAGCTCCACGCTGTCCACCTGCTCCCCACAGCGCTGTAGGTAGCTGGTCACTCGCTCCAGGTCTCGGGAGGTCAGTGGGATGCCCGACAGGTCCACTGTGTTGTCTGGGGGGCTCCCGGCCAGGACAGCCTTGAGGCTGAAGGGAAAAGGGACAAGGAAGGCTCAGGCACATGGGGCAGGCCTTTCCCCCAGAAGCTGCAGTGCCAGCCTCTGCTCGGCTCTCTGACACTGGGGACCGCTTTTACGAAACGCTTGGAGGTTCGGACGCCACAAGTGCAGAGGTGGACGTAACCAGGGACCTCAGTCCCCTGCCATTGCTGCACATCTCAGCTGTCAGGGCCCAGCTGGCCATAGCCTGAGGTATATGGCTGCCCTCACTTACCAGAAAAATTGAGTTAAGAGTACCATTGGGCTGTTACATGAAATAAGTTCATAAGTGCAAAATAGTGCCTTGTATAGGTGAGTGATGAATAAACATTTGCTGCTGTATTCATCACTTCGACTCAGCTTCCCACTTCTACCACCCTTGGGTGGCAGCTCAGCTCCCATGAATGGCACAAAGGATACCTGAGTCCCCTCTTTCAAGACCATCTTCCCCACCGAGAAGGATTCCCTAGGAGGAGCCGGTAAGAcagcaggcagggcagggctCAGGGGCTCTGAGCCTGGTGGCAGCTGCTGACTCCTGGAGGCTGAGTGCCTTACTCCTTGCTTCTCCTGCTTGCTCTTGGGACAGACCCCAAGCAGTTCAAGCTGAAGGCAAGTGTGCCTTTCCCggcacacccccaccccccaccccacccccgctgTCTGTTTGCTGGCTCCAGGCCCAGGTGCAGAGGTGAGATGTTCATTTTccgcatttctttctttttttttttttggagacagtctcactgtcgcccaggctggaatacaatggcacgatcttggttcactgcaccctctgcctcccgggctcaagcgattctcctgcctcagcttcctgagtagctgggattacaggcgtctgccaacatgcctggctaatttttatatttttagtagagacagcgtttcaccatgttggccaggctggtctggaactcctgacctcaggtaatccacccaccttggcctcccaaagtgttgggattacaggcatgagccaacacgcctggccattttctgcatttctttttcttttttgagatggagttttattctgtcacccaggctggagtgcagtggcaccatttcggctcactgcaacctccgcctcctgggttcaagcaattctcctgcctcagcctcccgagtagctgggactacaggcgtgtgccaccacggctggctacttgttttgtatttttagtagagacggggtttcactgtgttagccaggatggtctcggtctcctgacctcatgatcagcccacctcggcctcccaaagtgctgggattacaggcgtgagccacggtgccctcaccttggcctcccaaagtgctgggattacaggcgtgagccgcggtgcccagccccattttctGCGTTTCTAAGTGTGCTGGGAAGGAGACGGAGGTGGAGGGGGCTCCCAGCCCGCTCCAAGAGCATATGCTACTGTCAGCAGCTCAAGGGTCATGGCCTGTACTTCCTGGCAACACAGGGCACATTCGTCCTTGAGATCTAAGCTGGGAGGCTGTCCACAGTTTGTTCATTTTGATTCTGACTGGGGTCCAGCCCCAGGGAACTGGAAGGTAAAGCTCTCAAGGCGTGACATTTAAATGCTTGGAATGCTGTCAGCCATCTGTGCAGCTTGATTTAAGTGTTGGTGCTATTATTGATGCCATTCCACCAGGGAAGCAGTGTGGTAGTGAACAGCCTGAGCTGGGTTTGAATTCAGTCCCACCGCTTACCAGCTGGGTGATCCTAACCAGTCAATTGACAACAGTGATATCTCCTCCCcaatttgttgctttttgttttttggagacagcctCACTCTTGCCCAGaggggagtgcaatggcgcgatcttggctcactgcaacctctgcctcccaggttcaagtgtttctcctgcctcagcctcctgagtagctgggattacaggtgtgcactatcatgcccagctaatttttttatttttagtagagacagggtttcactatgttggccaggctggtcttgaactttctacttcaggtgatccgcccatctcggcctcccaaagtgctgggattataggcgtgagccaccgtgcccggcccatttgttcttttaacaaacatttgttaaactcacctgtgtgccaggcagtatCCTAGACACTAGGGTCACAATGGTGAACAGGATGGACAAAATCCCTGTTCTTCCTCTACTGGGGGAGATAGACCACACACAAAACCATGTGAGTGTGGGGCGACATAGTAGCGTGGGGCTGTGGCTACTCAGGAGAAGGTAATGTGTGAACTGACACATGAAAAAGCAAGCATGGGCCATCAGAAGAGTTTGCTGAAGGTTCCAGCAGAAGGCACAAAGGCCCCGAGGCTGGAAAGGGCCTGGTGTGTCTGTGAACCAGcaggaaggccagtgtggctggggtgggagagcaGGGGAGGTGAGACCAGGGGGCGAGGAGGGCAAATCAGAGGCCCATGCTTGAGTTTCATTCAGGTGCCATGAGATTCCACCCGAGGGGAATGAGACCTCATGACATGGCTTCCGAATGAAGAACAGACTGAGCATGCGTGTGTGTGGGGAACCAGGAGAGGCCCTTCCAGCAGAGCTCAAACTTCCAGCTTTCCAATGCTAAAGAACCAGCTCAGTCTCCTCATGGCTTTTCAGGTTCCAAGGGCCCCCTGTCTTGCTGTATCCCCATATATGTCCCCTCTACCCAGGTGGAGCCCCTCCCGTGGCCAACACCAGGACAGCCTTATATTCTTCATCCACCTGGGAATGGGCCTCTCCAGGATCCATCTCCTGGTtgtgggcgggggtggggggcgggtcCAGAACAGAAGGAGGCACCAGAGTTCTTTCTTCTTCATGAGGGAAGGGgacagcccctccctccccagcctgcagAGACCTGCTGGGATGAGCTAACAGCAGCACCAAGGCCTTGCCAGAGTCTTTGTGAAGGCACACCACTGGGCTACCATTTGCAAAAAGACAGCTGtgcttcctcctccaggaagccttccttccAGGCTCCCCTCTACTTGCTTCCTACAGTGTTATCACAGCCTACAGGTTCTGTGTCCAATTTGCCCCTTAACCCCTACCAATTTTCAAGGGACTCTGAACCCCCTTGTTGCTGTATGGACCAGGGACATGGCTGGGGTCTGGGTCCCTCTGAGGACATCCGAGATAACTGAGGAGTTCAATAGGgagtgctctgttgcccaggctggagtgcagtggcgccatctctgctcactgcaacctccgcctccttggttcaagtgattctcctgcttcagcctcctaagaaacggattacaggtgtatgccaccacgcctggctaatttttgaatttttacagggtttcgccatgttggtcaggctgatctcgaactcctgacctcaagtgatccacctgcgtcagcctcccaaagtgctggggttacaggcatgagccaaacaCTGTGCTTGGCAGGGAGTGCCCACTTTAGCACACCAGGAATTAGAAATTTCTCAAATCTTCCTCCTGCCCATCCCATCTCAGTGGGCCCATACTCCCCAGCTCCCACCCACCAGACCAGGGTCCCCCTCTAGCTGTTTCCCCATCCTGGAATCCTTCCATCTTACCTCTTTCAGGCAGCTTCTGTGACCGCCCCCCATGACTCCCGCCCTTCCCTTCCCTACATCCCTGAGAGGGGCGCCCTGTATCACACACTCAGCCTGGCATAGACCCACCCAGGGGACTGTAACTCACCAAGCCTGTGGCTTCCTTTTCACCAGTCCCCGGTGCCGCCTCCACTGGGAGTGGGGGCTGAGGTGGTATGTCAGCTGCCGACACAGCTTCTCCATGGTGCCCAGCGCATCGCCTTCCTGCAGAGGCAACCAGGGGTGGTGGGGCCCTGAGTGGCTGGGTGCACCAGTCTCAGCCCCCAGGCTTCCTGTCTCCCGGGTACGAGCCCAGCTCCCCCAGGCTGAGCTGGGGGAGGCCTTGCTCTGCTGGCCTAGGGTGGGCACCCTAGGCAGATGGCAGTGGCTACAAACAGGTCTGCAGGATGGTTTTAGTTTTTGTGAATTAGTTGCTAGCATTGAAAAACAGATGTATATAAGTCTGGATTCCAGGAGATTGGACAACAGTTGGCTGGAGCCAAGTGCCTGCTGACCCCCTGGCTGGGACTCATCATGGTCCCTGCCACTCCCCAATGTCCAGGGCTGCTCTGTGCATTCTCTTGCTCAGcagatttattgagcatttactgggAGCCAGGCACTTGTTCTAGGAAGCTAGGATACGGCCAAGAACAAATGTTCATGTCCTTGTATTTCACATAGTAAAGaggaaaatgagatatttttacCAGTGTCTCCCTCAAAAGtgagaacaaatgaatgaagagGCCAAGTCTTTCCCAGCCCAATTCATTCACAGGCATTCTTGTCTGGCCCATCGGCACTTGAGTTTGAAACCCTGGGTGTCATAGGCTGAACTGTATCCACTGAAAATCACATATTGATGTCCTTAACCCCTAGTACCTTGGAATGCAgctgtatttggagacaaggtctttaaagaggtgactaaggtaaaatgaggtcagagGAGTAGGCCCTAATCCTATATGACTGGTGTCctaagaagaagaaatgaggacACAGACATGCAGAGGAATGATCACTGGAGGTCATAGGAGGAGGAGGGGCCGACAGACCTAGGAGAGAGCCTCAGGAGGAAACCCACCAGCCAGCCTTGGATTTCTGGCCTTTAGAGCTGTGAGAAACGAACTGTCTGCTGTTTAGACCACCAGTCTGTGATTTTTTGTTATGGCAGACACTGGGTTAAATGATGCAGCTGAAAGATGCTACAGACTCCGACTACATCCCTAGGAAAGTCCATCCAACAGTCCCCGGAGCCAAACTGGTGCTGGACAGGGTGAGGGCATGAGTCACTCCAGGCAGTGAGGGCCACAGTGTGCTCTTGCCAGTGGGCCAGTGCTGAGGCTTGGATGCAAACGCTGGGCTCGGATGCAAACCCACACGTGGCCAATGACTCAGTGTGGGGAGGTCCGGCGCGTTAACCACGCGCAGTGGTCAGCATGGCGCCTGGCACAGAATGGGTGCTCAGTAGGCCGCTTTGTCATTACAATTCCCATACCCCTCTGCTAGCGGACAAACAGCGTATTGAGTAGTGAAGAGCAAAGACCTGGGGCCAAACTGCGGGGATTCAAGTCCTGGCTTTGTCCCgttctgtgtggccttggacaattgcttgacttctctgtgcctccaAGCCACATCTGTGAAGGGATTACAGTACAGCCCTCACAAGAGtttctgtgaggattaaatgagtcactACTAGTACAGTGCTTTGAATAGAGGCCAACCCACAGCGACCTCTCCAGGCATGCTCTCTAAGTGAATACCGGCACCAGCATAGGGAACTCTGGCAGGGCAAGGAGGGAAGGTTACTTCTGCCCAGGCTTAGATTTGAGCTcagctttgttttaattttatttatttttttgagacggagtcttgctctgttgcccaggctggagtgcaatggggcgatctcggctcactgcaacctccgcctcctgggttccagcgattctcctgcttcagcctcccgagtagctgggattacaggcacccgccatcatgcccagctgatttttgtagttttagtagagatggggtttcaccatgttggtcaggctggtcttgaactcctgacctcaagtgacccacctacctcggcctcccaaagtgctaagattacaggtgtcagccaccacgcccaggctgaGCTCAGCTTTTGAGAGCGATGGGTTAGTGATTTCGGATGGAGAAAGAAAACCTGAGGCATCTCTGAGTGAGGAGGAAACAGTCTGTGGCAGGGCTTGGGGATGTGGCAGCCATGGGGTGTGTTACTGACATGAGGGCAGGTGAAGGCCTGGGGCCTGATCACATCTGGTCCCTCCATGGTTCAAGCCACTGTCAGCCCTGCACACCAGACATCATGCAAGAAGGTTATGGAATTCCCACAGCATCCCAGGGCAGGAGATACTTTCGTTATCCCCATTATGCAGTgggggaaattgaggcccagagggCTGGGGATGGGCCTGGGGCTGATGGGAAGGCAAGAGAAGGAGAATCTGAGGAAGGGGGACgagagagaggaggtgggaaGATGGGAGTTGAATTTCCAAAGGAGAGAGGCATCTGTGgaggacccaggaggcaaaggaggGTCTGAGACTGAACTGAGTGGATTTGGAGGAGCCCCCTGGGCTCCAGTTCACAGCCCatctccacccctgcccccagcttCCTGGTGCCTGGCCGTCTGATGAATAAGCTTGTATCACCTGCCACTTGTGCCTGTATCACACCTGTGTGCTACACCTGTGTGTCACTCTTGCGTGTTGCAGATGTAGAGGCAGGTGAGCATCTGCCTTTACAGTTTCATTCCCCACACCTGGAGCTGACACCTTTCGGTTCCTAGACTTGGCTTCTTGCTGAGCCTGGCCACACTACtgtggcgggggggggggaagTAAGGTGGGTGAAGCAGGAGGAGCTGGTCATGAGGGCTGCAGGGGAGTCCCTGAAGGGGGCTGTTCCTTGGActgggagatggagagaggggTGGACAGGAGATGGAGAGGGTGACTCAGGGCCAGGCTATTGGAAGAGGCTGAGGGGACAGAGGTCACGCAGCTGACTGATATGCTGGATGGAGAAGGCGTGGGCAGGGAGGGTGAGGAAGGTCTAGGCTTTGGGCTTGGGACCTGAGTAGAAGTCAAGGGGCTCAGGACAAGAAGAGGGTGAGAAGGCAGGAGGGTGAGCCCACGTGGGGCCACAGTAAGTTTGAGGGGCTCACAAGACCTCCAGCTGCGGATGCCACTGGACTTACGGGGCTGGGGCTCAAGACAGGTCCAGGCTGGACACATTCATCAGTAAGATTAAACCCCTGGCCAGAGAATGAGCCGAGCAGAAGGGAGAGAGGACACTGGACACACGGCAGTCCGAGAAGACTCCGTCAGAGCAGCAGGAGGAGCAGAGTCCAGACACCAAGGAGAAGAGTGGCTAATGCGGTTAGACCCCCACCCAGAGGCCACTGGGTTTCCAACAAGGAGGCCATGGCCAGCACAGGTTCAGGGAGGGGGCCATGCTGGGAGCTGACCTTGGAGCTCAAGGGGAgaataggggctgggtgcggtggctcatgcctgtaatcccagcacgttgggaggccaaggtgggcagatcacctgaggtcaggagttcgagaccagcctggccaacatggcaaaaccccatctctactaaaaatacaaaaattagctgggtgtggtggcgggcgcctgtgatcccagctactccgcaagctgaggcatgagaattgcttgaacccaggaggcagaggttgcagtgagccgagattgtgccactgcactccagcctgggtgacagagtgagactctgtctcaaaaaaaaaaaaaaaaagcataaataaaaacaaagggagAATAGGACGTGACACTGGAGATGGCCCATCTAGAGCTGTGCTTCTTCACCTTGGAATCTTGCACACTGGAATCTCAGGGGAGCTTTAAAGTTCACtgatgggccaggtgctgtggctcactcttataatcccagcactttgggaggctgaggcaggaggatcacttgagcccaggagttcaagactaccctgggcaatatagtgagacctgctctctacaaacaaacaaacaaacaaaccaaaacaaaaaatgaagcccagcatggtggcttgtgcctgcagtcccagctacccgggaggctgaggtaggaggctgTTGAGCCCCGaaagtgaaggctgcagtgagccgtgatcacacctctgcactccagacagagtgagacctagtctcaaaaaaccaaaccaaaccaaacaacaacaaaataacactGATGCCTAAGCCACCCCAGTGATGGGTGGGTGGCTCAGGAAcggggattttttttctttttttttttgagatggagtctcactcgttgccca encodes:
- the LRRC75A gene encoding leucine-rich repeat-containing protein 75A isoform X1, with the translated sequence MGTRQTKGSLAERASPGAAPGPRRERPDFWASLLLRAGDKAGRAGAGLPPYHRRVGMVQELLRMVRQGRREEAGTLLQHLRQDLGMESTSLDDVLYRYASFRNLVDPITHDLIISLARYIHCPKPEGDALGTMEKLCRQLTYHLSPHSQWRRHRGLVKRKPQACLKAVLAGSPPDNTVDLSGIPLTSRDLERVTSYLQRCGEQVDSVELGFTGLTDDMVLQLLPALSTLPRLTTLALNGNRLTRAVLRDLTDILKDPSKFPNVTWIDLGNNVDIFSLPQPFLLSLRKRSPKQGHLPTILELGEGPGSGEEVREGTVGQEDPGGGPVAPAEDHHEGKETVAAAQT